One genomic window of Clostridium taeniosporum includes the following:
- a CDS encoding DUF1846 domain-containing protein: MKTGFDHQKYLEEQSKYILERVDSYDKLYLEFGGKLFNDRHAMRVLPGFDENAKIKLLHKLKEKVEVVICVYAGDIERNKIRGDFGITYDIDVLRLIDDLRAYKLEVNSVVITRYNGQPATTVFINKLERRGIKVYKHKSTKGYPTDVDTIVSEEGYGQNPYIETTKPIVVVTAPGPGSGKLATCLSQLYHESKRGNIAGYSKFETFPVWNVPLKHPLNIAYEAATVDLKDVNLIDSFHMDAYNKVTVNYNRDIESFPVLKRIIEKITRKESIYKSPTDMGVNRVGFGIIDDDAVKEASKQEIIRRYFKTGCDYKKGYADKETFERSKLIMEEVDLKETDRKVVLPAREKSGKLKKATDENEICPVVAVELNDGTILTGKSSDLMDGAAAVTINAIKYLANIADDIYLISPVILEPIMNLKSKIFNEKNISLSCEEVLVALSISAATNPIAQVAMEKLPLLKGCQAHSTTILSRSDEKTFGELGIDVTCDPNYPSASLYYNN; the protein is encoded by the coding sequence ATGAAAACAGGATTTGATCACCAAAAATATTTAGAAGAACAATCAAAATATATTTTAGAAAGAGTTGATAGTTACGATAAGTTATATTTAGAATTTGGTGGTAAGCTTTTTAATGATAGACATGCTATGAGAGTACTTCCAGGATTTGATGAGAATGCAAAAATTAAATTATTACATAAATTAAAAGAAAAAGTTGAAGTAGTAATATGTGTTTATGCTGGAGATATAGAAAGAAATAAAATAAGAGGTGATTTTGGAATTACATATGATATTGATGTTTTAAGACTTATTGATGATCTGAGAGCTTATAAATTAGAAGTTAATAGTGTAGTTATTACAAGATATAATGGTCAACCAGCTACTACAGTATTTATAAACAAGCTTGAAAGAAGAGGAATAAAAGTATATAAACATAAATCAACAAAGGGATACCCAACTGATGTTGATACAATAGTTAGTGAAGAAGGTTATGGACAAAATCCATATATAGAAACTACAAAACCAATAGTAGTTGTAACGGCTCCAGGTCCTGGAAGTGGAAAACTTGCCACTTGTCTTAGTCAATTATATCATGAATCAAAAAGAGGAAATATAGCTGGATATTCTAAATTTGAAACATTCCCTGTATGGAATGTTCCATTAAAACATCCATTAAACATTGCATATGAAGCTGCAACGGTTGATTTAAAGGATGTCAATTTGATCGATTCATTTCATATGGATGCATATAATAAGGTTACTGTAAATTACAATAGAGATATTGAAAGTTTTCCAGTGTTAAAAAGAATAATAGAAAAAATCACCAGAAAAGAATCTATCTATAAATCACCAACTGACATGGGAGTTAATAGAGTTGGATTTGGAATAATTGATGATGATGCAGTTAAAGAAGCTTCAAAACAAGAAATAATAAGAAGATACTTTAAAACTGGCTGTGATTATAAAAAAGGCTATGCTGATAAAGAAACTTTTGAAAGATCTAAGTTAATAATGGAAGAAGTAGATTTAAAAGAAACCGATAGGAAAGTGGTTCTGCCAGCTAGAGAAAAATCTGGAAAATTAAAAAAGGCTACTGATGAAAATGAAATTTGTCCAGTGGTAGCAGTAGAATTAAATGATGGAACAATATTAACAGGGAAAAGCTCTGATTTAATGGATGGAGCAGCTGCTGTAACAATTAATGCAATAAAATATTTAGCTAATATTGCAGATGACATATATTTAATTTCACCTGTTATACTTGAACCAATAATGAATTTAAAATCTAAAATATTTAATGAAAAAAATATATCATTAAGTTGTGAAGAAGTTCTTGTTGCTTTAAGTATTTCAGCAGCAACAAATCCAATAGCACAAGTTGCAATGGAAAAATTACCTTTATTAAAAGGATGTCAAGCTCACTCAACAACTATATTATCACGATCCGATGAAAAAACTTTTGGAGAATTAGGAATAGACGTAACATGTGATCCTAATTATCCATCAGCAAGCTTATATTATAATAACTAA
- a CDS encoding S8 family peptidase, which produces MKNRSCDFYFDPGFENYIIEYKGNFKEKIDKISYACGDIINSTLGIIAVRSSDLSRLLNDVPEIIFVDFRTMFVLQDISPSSVDNINTIKINPYLNLTGKNVLVGIVDTGIDYLNEEFIREDDTSRIINIWDQSIKESSNTDNSIYIGETYSNEQINKAITAYRNKEDPYKIVPSKDEVGHGTKAAAIIGARGYNPEFKGIANNCEFIVVKLFESTNYKKMLVDNRIKPVPVYNLSEVLSAIEYIKQFAIKSRKPTVIYLGVGSTEGSHDGMNLISRYVSSIASIRGIALITGVGNEGDSQGHVVGYIKNVNDVKTVELKIPKELKYFSFKIWIKKPNRASLTVISPTGESSKLIQSKIDKIQVIDFVFVDTSMTVRYYTPEYYTGHELIDVTFNNIKSGIWKFSLLGEYITDGRFDIWLPPKITLPENTIFLEPSPLNTLTIPSTAFNTVTVAYYGSNNTLVASSGKGFNTNNAINPDIATIGINILTTQVGGGTSLLSGSSAATAIITGACALLFEWAIVNENDITMYSKKLRSYFMHGASRSKAFVFPNEEIGYGSFDLLGIFDFISRSYTMSRNKFNNFIEYYINNLFIRIPKELMEDFYEKKF; this is translated from the coding sequence ATGAAGAATAGAAGTTGTGATTTTTACTTTGATCCAGGTTTTGAAAACTACATAATTGAATATAAAGGTAATTTTAAAGAAAAAATAGATAAAATATCTTATGCTTGTGGGGATATAATTAATTCTACTTTAGGAATTATAGCTGTACGTTCTTCTGACTTATCTAGACTTTTAAATGATGTACCAGAAATTATATTTGTTGATTTTAGAACTATGTTTGTATTACAAGATATTTCTCCAAGTTCTGTTGATAATATAAATACTATTAAAATCAACCCTTATTTAAATTTAACAGGTAAAAACGTATTAGTTGGAATAGTTGATACTGGTATTGATTATTTAAATGAAGAATTTATTAGAGAAGATGATACTTCAAGAATAATTAATATATGGGATCAAAGTATTAAAGAAAGTTCTAATACAGATAATTCAATATACATAGGTGAAACTTATTCCAATGAGCAAATAAACAAAGCTATTACTGCTTATAGAAATAAAGAAGATCCTTATAAAATTGTTCCATCTAAAGATGAAGTTGGCCATGGCACAAAAGCAGCTGCAATAATTGGAGCTAGAGGTTATAATCCTGAATTTAAAGGTATAGCTAATAATTGTGAGTTTATTGTGGTCAAGTTATTTGAATCGACAAATTACAAAAAAATGTTGGTAGATAATAGAATTAAACCTGTTCCTGTTTATAATTTATCAGAAGTTTTATCTGCTATAGAATATATAAAACAATTCGCTATAAAGTCTAGAAAACCTACTGTCATATATCTAGGGGTTGGAAGTACTGAAGGTAGTCATGATGGTATGAATTTAATTTCTAGATATGTATCATCTATTGCAAGTATTAGAGGAATAGCTTTAATAACAGGTGTAGGAAACGAGGGCGATTCTCAAGGTCATGTAGTTGGTTATATTAAAAATGTAAATGATGTAAAAACAGTTGAATTGAAAATTCCTAAAGAACTTAAATATTTTTCATTTAAAATATGGATAAAGAAACCGAATAGAGCTTCTTTAACTGTTATTTCTCCAACTGGTGAATCATCAAAGTTAATTCAATCTAAAATAGATAAAATACAAGTAATTGATTTTGTTTTTGTGGATACTAGTATGACTGTTAGATATTATACCCCTGAATATTATACAGGACATGAACTTATAGACGTAACTTTTAATAATATAAAATCTGGTATATGGAAATTTAGTTTGCTAGGAGAATATATTACTGATGGAAGATTTGATATTTGGCTTCCTCCTAAAATAACTTTACCAGAAAATACAATATTTCTTGAACCAAGTCCTCTTAATACATTAACAATACCAAGTACAGCTTTTAATACTGTTACTGTAGCATACTATGGCAGTAATAACACTTTAGTTGCTTCTTCTGGAAAAGGATTTAATACAAACAATGCAATAAATCCTGATATTGCTACTATAGGAATAAATATATTAACAACCCAAGTTGGTGGTGGTACTTCTTTATTATCTGGAAGCTCTGCTGCTACAGCAATAATAACTGGTGCTTGTGCACTTTTATTTGAATGGGCAATTGTAAATGAAAATGATATTACTATGTATTCAAAAAAACTTAGAAGTTATTTTATGCATGGAGCTTCTAGAAGTAAAGCTTTTGTTTTTCCAAATGAAGAAATTGGATATGGTTCCTTTGACTTACTAGGGATATTTGATTTTATAAGTAGATCGTATACAATGTCTAGAAATAAATTTAATAATTTTATTGAATACTATATAAATAACTTATTTATAAGAATTCCAAAAGAGCTGATGGAGGACTTTTATGAAAAGAAATTTTAA
- a CDS encoding family 14 glycosylhydrolase — translation MNYLSKKLKKSLVIILTFVISFSWFLSYDTCANASSINGDYKVYVMAPLEKITDWNKFKNELITLKEKGVHALTTDVWWGDVEDKSDNDFSWNYYKKYANVVRESGLKWVPIISTHQCGQNVNDTTSIPLPKWLWSKDTTDNMQIKDELGHWDKETLSPWWSGIEKQYDELYASFASNFSNYSDIIDKIYLSGGPSGELRFPSYNLAFKWDYPERGYLQCYSKSAISDFQNEIKNKYTTISAVNQAWNTNLTSFKEITPPTDGDNFFTNGYKLTYGKDFLNWYQGVLEKHLDKIASIAHKNFDPVFNVRIGAKVSGVHWLINSPSMPHSAEYCAGYYNYDDLLDEFKKSNIDLTFTCLEMNDKDAYKNPMYSAPKSLVINVANLSNDKGIRIFGENALPISNNNRAYENINEMLYNYNFSGFTLLRFGQLFNENGTPKPELDSFANYIIKKPVKVTFKIDNLNLKEGENLYLTGNSWEMANWTTGLYPSKFNYKDRKATVTVNLAEDHTYEFKAIKKDKDGKVTWESGNNHSYTVQSSGGICNFSFNN, via the coding sequence ATGAACTATTTAAGTAAAAAATTAAAAAAATCATTAGTAATTATTTTAACATTTGTAATATCGTTTTCGTGGTTTCTATCTTACGATACATGCGCAAATGCATCATCTATTAATGGGGATTATAAAGTTTATGTAATGGCTCCGTTAGAAAAAATAACAGATTGGAATAAATTTAAAAATGAATTAATAACTTTAAAAGAAAAAGGTGTACATGCTCTTACTACAGATGTATGGTGGGGTGATGTTGAAGATAAAAGTGATAACGATTTCTCTTGGAATTATTATAAGAAATATGCAAATGTTGTACGTGAATCAGGTTTAAAATGGGTTCCTATCATATCTACTCATCAATGTGGTCAAAATGTAAATGATACAACTTCTATACCACTACCAAAATGGTTGTGGTCAAAGGATACTACTGATAATATGCAAATTAAAGATGAACTAGGACATTGGGATAAAGAAACACTTAGTCCTTGGTGGTCTGGAATTGAAAAACAATATGATGAACTTTATGCTTCATTTGCATCAAATTTTAGTAATTATAGTGATATAATAGATAAAATTTATCTTTCAGGTGGACCATCTGGTGAATTAAGATTTCCTTCATATAATTTAGCATTTAAATGGGATTATCCAGAACGTGGATATTTACAATGTTATAGTAAATCAGCTATATCAGATTTTCAAAATGAAATAAAGAATAAATATACAACTATTTCTGCAGTTAATCAGGCTTGGAATACCAATTTAACAAGTTTTAAAGAAATAACTCCACCTACAGATGGTGATAATTTCTTTACAAATGGTTATAAATTAACTTACGGAAAAGATTTTTTAAACTGGTACCAAGGAGTTCTTGAAAAACATTTAGATAAAATAGCTTCAATTGCACATAAAAATTTTGATCCAGTTTTTAATGTTAGAATAGGTGCAAAAGTATCAGGAGTACATTGGTTAATTAATAGTCCAAGTATGCCACATTCAGCAGAATATTGTGCAGGATATTATAATTATGATGATTTACTTGATGAATTTAAGAAATCAAATATAGATTTAACTTTTACATGCCTTGAAATGAATGATAAAGATGCATATAAAAATCCAATGTATTCAGCACCAAAAAGTCTTGTTATCAATGTTGCAAATTTATCTAATGATAAAGGCATAAGAATATTTGGAGAAAATGCACTACCAATTTCTAATAATAATAGGGCTTATGAAAATATTAATGAAATGTTATATAATTATAATTTTTCTGGGTTTACACTTTTAAGATTTGGACAATTATTTAATGAAAATGGTACTCCAAAACCAGAATTAGATTCTTTTGCTAATTATATTATTAAAAAACCTGTTAAAGTAACATTTAAAATAGATAATCTTAATTTAAAGGAAGGTGAAAATTTATATTTAACAGGTAATTCATGGGAAATGGCTAATTGGACTACTGGATTATATCCATCAAAATTTAATTATAAAGATAGAAAGGCTACAGTAACTGTAAATCTTGCCGAAGATCATACTTATGAATTTAAGGCCATAAAAAAAGATAAAGATGGAAAAGTAACTTGGGAAAGTGGAAATAATCATTCTTATACAGTTCAATCAAGTGGAGGAATATGTAATTTTAGTTTCAACAACTAA
- a CDS encoding S8 family peptidase, which yields MKRNFNIPKTILRDVNFDNYVIQYQGDIAEEVSKEPNYFVLLINDKYAIISVPKDVEPTEILLKFSSIVYVKPAEMYTLQEISPVEASRANFLQLGSPLNLKGKGVNIGIIDTGIDYLCEEFMDENGNTRIEYIWDQTINSDNDDVPFGSVYSKDKINEAIQAYNNGNSPYEIVPTKDEIGHGTNMAGIIGGTGKNPNLRGVVPECNFVVVKLLEDYSFKEQFNVKVPVFNITAIFSAMEYLYRYYLNAFKPIVIYLPLGSNLGSHTGNDILEKYLETISSNNGIAIVTGTGNERNKMSHASRIMTNNNQIRSIEIDVSPEETDLWVEIWVDSPNVVSLDVISPSGENTGIMTPLINSVEFYTFIFEKTSIRVNYYLPEEFTGDELIRIRFYNIQQGIWKLRLTGNSILYATINAWIPQEGIKHGSTHFSWSDPYGTITNPGNSEYLITAAAYNQNNNNIVNYSGMAFTSNYENKIDVAAGGVNALTVAPNNKTAIVNGTSVAAAVLAGACAMLFEWGIVLGNYPYMYSQSMKSFLARGTTKRIGDIYPNPQWGYGILNIVTMFQNMT from the coding sequence ATGAAAAGAAATTTTAATATACCTAAAACTATTCTTAGAGATGTAAATTTTGATAATTACGTTATACAATATCAAGGCGATATAGCAGAAGAAGTATCAAAGGAACCTAATTATTTTGTATTATTAATTAATGATAAATATGCAATAATTTCTGTACCCAAAGATGTAGAACCAACTGAAATATTACTTAAATTTTCTTCTATCGTATATGTAAAGCCAGCTGAAATGTATACACTTCAAGAAATTTCACCAGTAGAAGCTTCTAGAGCTAATTTTTTACAGTTAGGTTCGCCTTTAAATTTAAAAGGAAAAGGGGTTAATATTGGCATTATAGATACTGGAATTGATTATTTGTGTGAAGAGTTTATGGATGAAAATGGAAATACAAGAATTGAATATATTTGGGATCAAACAATTAATAGTGATAATGATGATGTACCTTTTGGAAGTGTTTATTCAAAAGATAAAATAAATGAAGCTATACAAGCTTATAATAATGGTAATTCTCCTTATGAAATAGTACCTACAAAAGATGAAATTGGACATGGTACAAATATGGCTGGGATAATTGGAGGTACTGGTAAAAATCCTAATCTAAGAGGTGTAGTTCCAGAATGTAACTTTGTAGTTGTAAAGTTATTAGAAGATTATTCGTTTAAAGAACAATTTAATGTAAAAGTACCTGTATTTAATATAACAGCTATTTTTTCCGCAATGGAGTATTTATACAGATATTATTTAAATGCTTTTAAACCAATAGTTATATATTTACCACTTGGAAGTAACTTAGGTAGTCATACTGGAAATGACATTTTAGAAAAATATTTAGAAACAATTTCATCAAATAATGGAATTGCAATTGTTACAGGAACTGGAAATGAAAGAAATAAAATGAGTCATGCTTCTAGAATAATGACTAATAATAATCAAATAAGATCAATCGAAATAGATGTATCTCCTGAAGAGACCGATTTGTGGGTTGAAATTTGGGTAGATTCTCCAAATGTGGTATCTTTAGATGTAATTTCTCCTTCTGGCGAGAATACTGGTATAATGACTCCATTAATTAATTCTGTTGAATTTTATACCTTTATATTTGAAAAAACCTCAATAAGAGTTAATTATTATTTACCAGAAGAATTTACCGGTGATGAATTAATACGTATTAGATTTTATAATATACAGCAAGGCATATGGAAACTTAGATTAACAGGTAATTCTATTTTATATGCTACAATTAATGCTTGGATACCACAAGAAGGTATAAAACATGGAAGTACTCATTTTTCTTGGTCAGATCCTTATGGGACAATTACTAATCCTGGAAATTCTGAATATTTAATTACTGCTGCTGCCTATAATCAAAACAATAACAATATAGTAAATTATTCAGGAATGGCATTCACAAGCAATTATGAAAATAAAATAGATGTTGCTGCTGGAGGAGTTAACGCCTTAACTGTAGCTCCAAATAATAAAACTGCAATTGTTAATGGAACAAGTGTAGCTGCTGCTGTATTAGCTGGTGCCTGTGCTATGTTATTTGAATGGGGAATTGTTCTTGGAAATTATCCTTATATGTATTCTCAAAGTATGAAATCCTTTCTTGCAAGAGGAACTACTAAAAGAATAGGTGATATTTATCCTAATCCTCAATGGGGATATGGAATTTTAAACATAGTAACCATGTTTCAAAATATGACTTAA
- a CDS encoding DUF5105 domain-containing protein — MKNFKKLITVILSTLMLVTMITGCGKKVAPPEDFAKAFYEMVIYGESDTLKTLGIKDEEASTLKTQYEKTIKDAIKNNLNAASLSFTDDQINSIYNAQINAQKKATCTVETVSSDKKTAVVKIKTTHVNTTQLDENAAKEALAEVQKMNITDRKVALAKLGELYIQKLIEKCNGAEASSDTVENTFAFKKIHDDKGSDAWVPDNPVTFGNQIATMVTK, encoded by the coding sequence ATGAAAAATTTTAAAAAGCTAATTACAGTAATTTTATCTACTTTAATGCTTGTAACTATGATAACAGGATGTGGTAAAAAAGTTGCACCACCAGAAGATTTCGCTAAAGCATTTTATGAAATGGTTATTTATGGAGAATCAGATACTTTGAAAACTTTGGGAATTAAAGATGAAGAAGCTTCTACTTTAAAAACACAATATGAAAAAACAATTAAAGATGCAATTAAAAATAATTTAAATGCAGCTAGTTTATCATTTACAGATGATCAAATAAATAGTATTTATAATGCTCAAATAAATGCACAAAAAAAAGCAACTTGTACTGTAGAAACAGTATCAAGTGATAAAAAAACTGCAGTTGTTAAAATAAAAACAACTCATGTTAATACAACACAACTTGATGAAAATGCTGCTAAAGAAGCATTAGCAGAAGTTCAAAAAATGAATATTACAGATAGAAAAGTTGCATTAGCTAAATTGGGTGAACTTTATATACAAAAACTAATAGAAAAATGTAATGGAGCTGAAGCATCATCAGATACTGTAGAAAATACATTTGCATTTAAAAAGATACACGATGATAAAGGTAGCGATGCATGGGTTCCTGATAATCCAGTTACTTTTGGAAATCAAATAGCAACTATGGTAACTAAATAA